GGATCAGCGCCGGGACCAGCCAGAATAGATGAAAATACAATGTGTTTTCGAATCGCAACATAGGCATTTACGTTAAGGTAATTTGCGAAAACGGGTGTTAGCTAGAACGATCTCCGCCAGCAACAGCAGCAGGCCGGCCAGCGCATAACCGACAAACCGTTCGTCGTAGCGGGTATACTCCTTGACCTGGATTTTGGTCTTTTCCAGCTCGCCGATCTCTTCATAGACTTTTACCAGGCTGTTTTTATCTGTAGCGCGGAAATATTTTCCGCGGGTGATCTGCGCCACCTGGCGCAGCAGGTTTTCGTCGATATCCACCGGCCGCCGTTCATAGCGCTTGCCCCAGATGGGGTCCATGATGGGGTAGAGCGCCTCACCGCGGGTGCCGGCGCCGATGGTGTAGACGCGGATGTTGAAAGCCTTGGCGACGCGGGCGGCGGTGATGGGGTCAA
This portion of the bacterium genome encodes:
- a CDS encoding aerotolerance regulator BatA, with translation DPITAARVAKAFNIRVYTIGAGTRGEALYPIMDPIWGKRYERRPVDIDENLLRQVAQITRGKYFRATDKNSLVKVYEEIGELEKTKIQVKEYTRYDERFVGYALAGLLLLLAEIVLANTRFRKLP